AGGGCCACAATGTCGATCACATCTGCCTTCGTATCGAACCATTTGACGTGGAGGCCTTGAGAGTTCACTTTCTCAATCACGGCATCGATCTTGGAGCGGTTCACCAGAATTTCGGCGCCGAAGGGTATGGCTCCGCGTTCTACCTCAAGGATCCCGAAGGAAATTCGCTCGAACTCAAGGGTCCTTCCGTTCAGCAGGCCGGCCGCGACGACGCTTGAGCCGTTCGTCAGTGGCACCCTGCGGCTGCTACTGGGCCGCGGGAGCAGCTGTCTCGATCGCATCCAGCTTGGCCGCCAGCACGGCATCGGCCCTGGTGAGCCCATCCGCCTTGTGG
Above is a window of Cyanobium sp. ATX 6F1 DNA encoding:
- a CDS encoding VOC family protein, giving the protein MQILGIDHVVLRCRDLGVMLRFYTDVLGCSFTKRNERLGMIHLRAGKSQIDLVDADGALGLAGGAPPGKEGHNVDHICLRIEPFDVEALRVHFLNHGIDLGAVHQNFGAEGYGSAFYLKDPEGNSLELKGPSVQQAGRDDA